One Temnothorax longispinosus isolate EJ_2023e chromosome 8, Tlon_JGU_v1, whole genome shotgun sequence genomic region harbors:
- the Pygo gene encoding uncharacterized protein Pygo, giving the protein MSHNIAGMPPFTRMPLGGMGMGVNMGPNAPHPDSSPHPHPPPPPPAGANPKKKRRTNASVAQPPPQQPPSVQDLLPPPLTGYGDTIVASNPFDDTPPQTTQSPMMHGAPSHMHPHHPHHMGGPPMRGMSPLTTIGGMSPMMPHNMGNMSPMGNSPMTNHMNHMGAMSPMNHAPIGGMSPMNNMGPNMPPGPMNTMNNHMNMSHMGNSQLSGPPMGSPMNNMNSGPMGSPMNNMGHNMGSPMGGPLGSPMNIGGSNHMPNGPMNMNNINSHIPPNSPLNGPSLNNVNSPLGHNGSQPHPNHMGNNLNNLGRPMNGPMTTMSSMVSNNMNMTGPNQINNMNMGGPGMSSMSNMNISHHNQMGSHMAGPMGTMSNNMGGGPPMGHPINSMGGSMPPHGFQGPPGMGPKPMPISAGKIYPPDQSMVFNPQNPNAPPIYPCGICHKEVHDNDQAILCESGCNFWFHRSCTGLSEYAYQLLTAEVYAEWVCDKCLQSKNIPLVKFKP; this is encoded by the exons ATGAGCCACAATATTGCGGGCATGCCACCCTTCACGAGGATGCCATTGGGGGGTATGGGAATGGGTGTGAATATGGGCCCCAACGCCCCACATCCTGACTCTTCGCCTCACCCCCATccaccaccgccaccaccAGCTGGTGCTAATCCTAAAAAGAAAAGGCGTACAAATGCAAGTGTTGCCCAACCACCTCCGCAACAACCTCCATCTGTACAG GACCTACTACCCCCGCCCTTAACTGGTTACGGTGACACAATAGTAGCAAGTAACCCTTTCGACGACACGCCGCCACAAACAACGCAAAGCCCAATGATGCATGGTGCGCCTTCACATATGCATCCTCATCATCCACATCATATGGGTGGCCCTCCCATGCGAGGTATGAGCCCTTTAACTACGATAGGTGGCATGAGTCCTATGATGCCGCATAACATGGGAAATATGAGCCCTATGGGTAATTCGCCCATGACAAATCACATGAATCACATGGGGGCTATGTCTCCTATGAATCACGCTCCTATTGGAGGCATGAGCCCCATGAATAACATGGGCCCGAACATGCCTCCTGGTCCAATGAACACCATGAACAATCACATGAATATGAGTCATATGGGAAATTCGCAACTAAGTGGTCCACCCATGGGTAGCCCGATGAATAATATGAATAGTGGGCCTATGGGTAGCCCAATGAATAACATGGGCCACAATATGGGTAGCCCTATGGGTGGACCTTTAGGTTCTCCAATGAATATAGGAGGATCTAATCATATGCCTAATGGACCAATGAACATGAACAACATAAATAGCCATATACCGCCCAACAGTCCATTAAATGGACCGTCATTAAACAATGTAAACAGTCCACTAGGGCATAATGGATCTCAACCTCATCCGAATCATATGGGAAATAATCTTAACAACTTAGGAAGACCTATGAATGGACCTATGACTACTATGAGTTCGATGGTATCGAACAACATGAACATGACTGGGCCAAATCAGATAAACAACATGAATATGGGTGGCCCGGGAATGAGCAGTATGTCCAATATGAACATTAGTCATCACAATCAAATGGGAAGTCATATGGCAGGTCCAATGGGCACAATGTCCAATAATATGGGTGGTGGACCACCCATGGGACATCCTATCAATTCTATGGGAGGATCTATGCCACCACACGGGTTTCAAGGTCCGCCGGGAATGGGTCCAAAGCCAATGCCAATTTCTGCGGGCAAA ATATATCCTCCAGATCagtcaatggtattcaatccACAAAACCCTAATGCGCCACCGATTTATCCCTGTGGAATTTGTCATAAAGAAGTACACGACAATGATCAGGCAATTCTGTGCGAATCAGGTTGTAATTTTTGGTTTCATAG GAGCTGCACAGGATTGTCGGAATACGCTTATCAATTATTAACGGCAGAAGTCTACGCGGAATGGGTGTGTGATAAGTGTTTGCAATCGAAGAACATACCCCTGGTTAAGTTTAAACCATAA